The following are encoded in a window of Gossypium raimondii isolate GPD5lz chromosome 13, ASM2569854v1, whole genome shotgun sequence genomic DNA:
- the LOC105782994 gene encoding uncharacterized protein LOC105782994: MNPIEINPEQDKVCDADQKIIPNGGVRAGQDGDVEVGKSSENKEDSDSTEVNKTPDSDVANEADHQINCNGHNKYIPTSKAQVHLPKPEPPKPKMERSQSLSIAESMPSIGKYIRDRSSSFSAAIRNRLSSVKEGSGDFVLKNDSLNFEVTEFKIPGVKVIVKLKSEEERLEDQIRGRVTLFTKSNCEHSIAARQFFKEKGLRYVEINIDVFTKSGNELMERTGSCEVPQIFFNDSLIGGLATLKSLSESGELHEKMNELLGPKCPEEAPKAPVYGINDEEDKEDGLVGVVRFLRQSLPIQDRLIKMKMVKSCFAGPDMVEAIINHLDCGRRKGIATAKMMAQKHFIHHVFGENDFENGNHYYRFLEHEPFIMGCFNFRSSTNDNEPKPASFMADRLSKLMFSIVEMDGYVSDDRLHVDYFRISKSEEFRRYINLTRDLQRINLQLFTPNERLAFFLNLYNAMVIHAVISIGHPEGILDNKAFFLDFQYVIGGYPHSLSIIENGILRNNRKSPYSLTKPFSKGDRRLHLVPMKVNPLIHFGLCKGARSSPKLRFFTAHNVEDELISAAKDYFQSDGIKIDRELRTVYLTRIIKWFSQDFGGQEKEILEWVLNYLEGRNAKLLKTMLGDGDPITIVYQDYDWSGNL; the protein is encoded by the exons ATGAATCCAATAGAAATCAACCCTGAGCAAGACAAAGTCTGCGATGCTGATCAGAAGATTATTCCCAACGGCGGAGTGAGGGCCGGTCAAGATGGAGATGTCGAGGTGGGAAAAAGTAGTGAAAACAAAGAAGATTCGGATTCCACTGAAGTTAATAAAACCCCAGATTCCGACGTTGCTAACGAGGCTGATCATCAAATCAATTGCAATGGCCATAATAAATACATTCCGACCAGCAAGGCTCAAGTTCATCTCCCGAAACCGGAGCCACCGAAGCCAAAAATGGAGCGTTCGCAGTCGTTGTCCATCGCCGAAAGCATGCCTTCGATAGGGAAATACATAAGAGATCGGAGCAGCAGCTTTTCAGCGGCGATCAGGAACCGTTTATCGTCGGTAAAAGAAGGCAGTGGCGATTTCGTGTTGAAGAACGACTCGTTAAACTTCGAGGTAACGGAGTTCAAAATCCCCGGCGTGAAAGTCATAGTAAAGCTGAAAAGCGAAGAGGAAAGGCTGGAAGATCAAATAAGGGGTCGAGTAACGTTGTTCACGAAGTCCAACTGCGAACACTCGATCGCTGCTCGCCAATTCTTTAAAGAAAAAGGGCTTAGATACGTGGAAATAAACATCGATGTGTTCACCAAAAGTGGGAATGAATTGATGGAAAGAACGGGGAGTTGCGAAGTGCCTCAGATATTCTTTAACGATAGCTTGATAGGCGGATTGGCGACGCTGAAATCGTTGAGTGAGAGTGGGGAATTGCATGAGAAAATGAATGAGTTGTTGGGTCCGAAATGTCCCGAAGAAGCACCCAAAGCACCGGTTTATGGAATTAACGATGAGGAAGACAAAGAAGATGGATTGGTGGGGGTAGTGAGGTTTCTGAGACAGAGCTTGCCCATTCAGGACCGTCTGATTAAGATGAAAATGGTCAAGAGTTGCTTTGCTGGTCCTGATATGGTGGAAGCCATTATTAACCACCTTGACTGCGGCAGAAGAAAG GGCATTGCAACAGCGAAGATGATGGCCCAGAAGCACTTCATCCACCACGTCTTTGG ggAAAATGATTTTGAGAATGGGAACCATTATTATCGTTTCCTAGAACATGAACCATTTATAATGGGATGCTTCAACTTCAGAAGCTCAACCAACGATAATGAACCAAAACCTGCATCTTTTATGGCGGATAGGCTTTCCAAGTTAATGTTTTCCATTGTGGAAATGGATGGCTATGTTTCTGACGACAGACTCCATGTCGATTATTTCCGCATCAGCAAAAGTGAAGAATTCCGCAG GTATATAAATTTGACTCGGGATCTGCAAAGGATAAATCTTCAATTATTCACACCAAATGAGAGGCTAGCCTTCTTCTTGAACCTATACAATGCGATGGTGATCCATGCTGTGATCAGCATCGGCCATCCCGAAGGCATACTTGACAATAAAGCCTTTTTCTTGGATTTCCAGTACGTCATTGGAGGCTACCCTCATTCCCTCAGCATCATTGAGAATGGCATCCTCAGAAACAACCGAAAATCCCCTTATTCTTTGACCAAACCCTTTAGTAAAGGGGACCGCCGTTTACAT CTGGTTCCTATGAAAGTGAATCCATTGATTCATTTCGGATTATGCAAAGGAGCAAGATCAAGCCCCAAGCTTAGGTTTTTCACTGCCCACAATGTGGAAGATGAGCTCATATCTGCAGCCAAGGACTACTTTCAGAGTGACGGGATAAAAATTGATAGGGAACTTAGAACTGTTTATTTAACTCGGATCATCAAGTG GTTTAGCCAAGATTTTGGAGGACAAGAGAAGGAAATCTTGGAGTGGGTCCTGAATTACTTGGAAGGAAGGAACGCCAAGCTTTTGAAGACTATGTTGGGTGATGGAGACCCTATTACCATTGTGTATCAGGATTATGATTGGTCTGGTAATTTGTGA
- the LOC105782995 gene encoding uncharacterized protein LOC105782995 isoform X1: MNRPAVSFQSTTTTAISSSSEMIPMGGYFAPPPMFLPGNSSIITSSPALLQPGNSSGSSFLVDSVAGLNHDTGLAVEWSVDEQYILEDGLEKYKEEPNILKYIKIAASLPEKTVRDVALRCRWMQIKVLFGNWQRKRRKPEEHNAGKKVNNRKDKLVESSSKMTMPSPLPPTMAAYPLMMRHLDQNERTPSEGICGTTMHLLKQNAQTFSQITSNLSQYKLQDNIDLFCHARNNITAMLNDMREMPGLMSHMPPLPVSVNEDLANGLLPGATNVLPQTMIFGSPSGIHLKQEPRC; encoded by the exons ATGAACCGACCGGCCGTATCTTTCCAATCAACTACTACTACTGCTATTAGTAGTAGTTCTGAGATGATTCCGATGGGTGGTTACTTTGCACCGCCGCCTATGTTCTTGCCTGGGAATTCCAGTATTATTACATCCTCCCCTGCCCTATTACAACCGGGAAACTCTTCTGGATCTTCCTTCCTTGTCGACTCTGTTGCAGGGCTCAATCATGATACAGGGTTGGCGGTGGAGTGGTCTGTTGATGAACAGTATATATTGGAGGATGGCCTTGAAAA atataaagAGGAACCAAATATTTTGAAGTACATAAAGATTGCAGCTAGCTTGCCTGAGAAAACTGTACGTGATGTTGCATTGAGGTGTAGGTGGATGCAA ATAAAGGTACTTTTTGGAAATTGGCAGAGAAAGCGTAGAAAACCTGAGGAACATAATGCGGGAAAGAAGGTGAACAACAGGAAG GATAAGCTGGTGGAATCATCTTCTAAGATGACTATGCCTTCACCTCTGCCACCAACCATGGCTGCATATCCTCTCATGATGCGTCATCTGGATCAGAATGAAAGAACGCCTTCTGAAG GAATATGTGGTACAACTATGCATCTTTTGAAGCAAAATGCTCAAACTTTTAGTCAAATCACATCCAATCTTTCTCAATACAAG TTACAGGATAACATTGACCTCTTTTGTCACGCAAGGAACAATATTACTGCCATGCTAAATGA CATGAGAGAGATGCCAGGATTAATGAGCCATATGCCACCATTACCTGTATCTGTTAATGAGGATTTAGCAAATGGCCTCTTGCCTGGAGCAACTAATGTCTTGCCTCAG ACAATGATTTTTGGCTCGCCAAGTGGGATCCATCTCAAGCAGGAACCGAGGTGCTGA
- the LOC105782995 gene encoding uncharacterized protein LOC105782995 isoform X2: MNRPAVSFQSTTTTAISSSSEMIPMGGYFAPPPMFLPGNSSIITSSPALLQPGNSSGSSFLVDSVAGLNHDTGLAVEWSVDEQYILEDGLEKYKEEPNILKYIKIAASLPEKTVRDVALRCRWMQRKRRKPEEHNAGKKVNNRKDKLVESSSKMTMPSPLPPTMAAYPLMMRHLDQNERTPSEGICGTTMHLLKQNAQTFSQITSNLSQYKLQDNIDLFCHARNNITAMLNDMREMPGLMSHMPPLPVSVNEDLANGLLPGATNVLPQTMIFGSPSGIHLKQEPRC, from the exons ATGAACCGACCGGCCGTATCTTTCCAATCAACTACTACTACTGCTATTAGTAGTAGTTCTGAGATGATTCCGATGGGTGGTTACTTTGCACCGCCGCCTATGTTCTTGCCTGGGAATTCCAGTATTATTACATCCTCCCCTGCCCTATTACAACCGGGAAACTCTTCTGGATCTTCCTTCCTTGTCGACTCTGTTGCAGGGCTCAATCATGATACAGGGTTGGCGGTGGAGTGGTCTGTTGATGAACAGTATATATTGGAGGATGGCCTTGAAAA atataaagAGGAACCAAATATTTTGAAGTACATAAAGATTGCAGCTAGCTTGCCTGAGAAAACTGTACGTGATGTTGCATTGAGGTGTAGGTGGATGCAA AGAAAGCGTAGAAAACCTGAGGAACATAATGCGGGAAAGAAGGTGAACAACAGGAAG GATAAGCTGGTGGAATCATCTTCTAAGATGACTATGCCTTCACCTCTGCCACCAACCATGGCTGCATATCCTCTCATGATGCGTCATCTGGATCAGAATGAAAGAACGCCTTCTGAAG GAATATGTGGTACAACTATGCATCTTTTGAAGCAAAATGCTCAAACTTTTAGTCAAATCACATCCAATCTTTCTCAATACAAG TTACAGGATAACATTGACCTCTTTTGTCACGCAAGGAACAATATTACTGCCATGCTAAATGA CATGAGAGAGATGCCAGGATTAATGAGCCATATGCCACCATTACCTGTATCTGTTAATGAGGATTTAGCAAATGGCCTCTTGCCTGGAGCAACTAATGTCTTGCCTCAG ACAATGATTTTTGGCTCGCCAAGTGGGATCCATCTCAAGCAGGAACCGAGGTGCTGA